The Salvia miltiorrhiza cultivar Shanhuang (shh) chromosome 1, IMPLAD_Smil_shh, whole genome shotgun sequence genome has a window encoding:
- the LOC131006499 gene encoding uncharacterized protein LOC131006499, which yields MLENPSSDAPAAAGIATVKRYAPPNQRNRSLGRRKSGGDRLERANSYVNDVDRNPVGAPKGGGLADHGDLGYATRANESLRAKLIPLHGCCNSEASQLLNNRWTAAMNAHNSLPEDSSERPVLYARKSSAPWGHTILPHLLIQPTGGASSGLQGDFLNELRQAMDNASPFS from the exons ATGCTGGAAAACCCTAGTTCAGATGCACCAGCTGCTGCTGGCATCGCTACCGTCAAGCGATACGCTCCTCCCAATCAACG GAACCGATCACTTGGCAGGCGCAAATCTGGTGGAG ATCGACTAGAACGGGCAAACAGCTATGTGAATGATGTAGATAGAAACCCAGTTGGCGCCCCCAAAGGTGGTGGTCTAGCAGATCATGGGGATTTAGGCTATGCCACTCGTGCCAATGAAAGTCTTCGTGCGAAGTTAATACCTTTACATGGGTGTTGCAACAGTGAAGCTTCTCAGCTGCTGAACAACC GTTGGACAGCTGCCATGAATGCACACAACAGTTTACCTGAAGATTCATCTG AAAGGCCGGTCTTGTATGCAAGGAAGAGTTCTGCACCATGGGGTCACACAATTCTTCCACACCTG CTGATTCAACCTACCGGTGGGGCGTCTAGTGGGTTGCAGGGAGATTTCTTAAATGAACTCCGACAGGCAATGGATAATGCAAGTCCCTTCTCCTAA